A single genomic interval of Festucalex cinctus isolate MCC-2025b chromosome 16, RoL_Fcin_1.0, whole genome shotgun sequence harbors:
- the LOC144003296 gene encoding actin-related protein 2 has protein sequence MDERQAHERNKDEKEEAMLLSHPSRPLKRAGLLGRPVRCRGCTEKVGWQDIGSVPGAKMDSEGRRVVVCDNGTGFVKCGFAGSNFPEHIFPAMVGRPVIRSTTKVGNIEIKDLMVGDEASECRSLLEVAYPMENGMVRCWDDMLHLWDHTFGPERLDIEPSRCKILLTEPPMNPTKNREKIAEVMFEKYQFHGIYVAIQAVLTLYAQGLLTGVVVDSGDGVTHICPVYEGFSLPHLTRRLDIAGRDITRYLIKLLLLRGYAFNHSADFETVRMLKEKLCYVGYNIEQEQRLATETTYLVESYTLPDGRQVMVGGERFSAPEALFQPHLINVEGAGVAELLFNTIQAADIDLRADFYKHIVLSGGSTMYPGLPSRLEREIKQLYLERVLDGDTRKLAKFKIRIEDPPRRKHMVFLGGAVLANIMKDKESFWLTRSEYQESGLGVLQKLGGGVR, from the exons ATGGATGAAAGGCAAGCACATGAAAGGAACAAAGATGAGAAGGAGGAGGCAATGCTGCTGTCCCACCCAAGTCGGCCTCTAAAGCGGGCGGGTCTACTCGGCCGGCCTGTAAGGTGCAGAGGTTGCACAGAGAAGGTCGGTTGGCAGGACATTGGATCTGTTCCTGGCGCCAAGATGGACAGCGAGGGTCGAAGAGTAGTGGTCTGCGACAACGGGACGGGG TTTGTCAAGTGTGGCTTTGCGGGCTCCAACTTCCCTGAGCACATCTTTCCCGCCATGGTGGGTCGGCCAGTCATTCGATCCACCACCAAAGTGGGCAACATTGAGATCAAG GACCTGATGGTGGGTGACGAAGCTAGCGAGTGCCGCTCGCTGCTGGAGGTGGCGTACCCCATGGAGAACGGGATGGTCCGCTGCTGGGACGACATGCTCCACCTGTGGGACCACACCTTCGGACCCGAGAGGCTGGACATCGAGCCGTCCCGGTGCAAG atCCTGCTGACAGAACCACCGATGAACCCCACTAAGAACCGCGAGAAAATCGCCGAGGTCATGTTTGAGAAGTACCAGTTCCACGGCATCTACGTGGCCATCCAGGCTGTGCTCACGCTATACGCTCAAG GTCTGTTAACCGGGGTGGTTGTGGACTCGGGCGACGGTGTCACTCACATCTGTCCGGTGTATGAGGGCTTCTCCTTGCCACACCTGACGCGCAGGCTGGACATCGCTGGCCGGGACATCACACGTTATCTCATCAAG ctgctgctgctccGCGGCTACGCCTTTAACCACTCGGCCGACTTTGAGACGGTGCGCATGCTGAAGGAGAAGTTGTGCTACGTGGGATACAACATCGAACAGGAGCAGCGTCTGGCCACGGAAACCACCTACCTGGTGGAGTCCTACACG CTGCCTGACGGCCGGCAGGTGATGGTGGGGGGCGAGAGGTTCAGCGCCCCGGAAGCTCTCTTCCAGCCTCACCTGATCAACGTGGAGGGGGCCGGCGTGGCTGAGCTCCTCTTCAACACTATCCAGGCGGCCGACATCGATCTCAG GGCCGACTTCTATAAACACATTGTCCTGTCCGGGGGAAGCACCATGTACCCCGGCCTCCCGTCCAGACTGGAGCGAGAGATCAAGCAACTCTACTTGGAGAGAGTTCTGGATGGAGACACACGCAAGTTGGCT AAGTTCAAGATTCGGATCGAGGACCCCCCGCGTCGCAAACACATGGTGTTCCTGGGCGGCGCCGTGCTGGCCAACATCATGAAGGACAAGGAATCCTTCTGGCTGACCAGGTCTGAGTACCAGGAGAGTGGCCTCGGTGTGCTGCAGAAATTGGGAGGTGGTGTCAGATAG
- the LOC144004175 gene encoding dickkopf-related protein 2-like: MEMVVDFRKAPASLLPLTLTDIKKAQPCEEGSMTRNMDSLLFAFSLAMVACACGREARVRLNSIRTVVVHKGPAASSFNGSAWELTLRQCISDLECTEGSYCHMPYRGPVHSRCRTCRRRKRRCHRDGMCCPGNLCNNSVCIPDGNVMASQLIAEHDEQGSAMASHRARWSNSDKMEVRRASSKGQVGDPCLTAVDCSEQLCCARHFWTRICKPVLREGQVCSHQRKKRRQRGLELFQRCPCGQGLACRMPPGAVAPPPSSLLAAAKSKFATYSRHPGPRAAKTRLHVCRRK; the protein is encoded by the exons ATGGAGATGGTGGTAGACTTCCGGAAAGCACCAGCTTCATTACTCCCCCTCACCTTGACAGACATCAAGAAGGCCCAGCCCTGCGAAGAAG ggaGTATGACTCGCAACATGGACTCGCTGCTTTTCGCGTTTTCCCTGGCAATGGTGGCGTGCGCGTGCGGCAGGGAGGCGCGCGTCCGACTCAACTCCATCCGGACGGTGGTCGTGCACAAGGGACCCGCGGCGTCTTCGTTTAACGGAAGCGCGTGGGAGCTGACG CTCCGGCAGTGCATTAGCGACCTGGAATGCACTGAAGGAAGCTACTGCCACATGCCTTATCGCGGCCCCGTCCACTCTCGCTGCCGGACCtgcaggaggaggaagaggcgtTGCCATAGAGATGGGATGTGTTGCCCCGGTAACCTCTGCAACAACA GTGTGTGCATTCCCGATGGCAACGTGATGGCATCCCAGCTGATTGCTGAGCACGACGAACAGGGGAGCGCCATGGCCTCCCACAGGGcaagatggagcaacagcgaCAAGATGGAGGTCAGGAGAGCGTCCAGTAAAG GCCAAGTGGGCGACCCCTGCCTCACTGCCGTCGACTGTTCGGAGCAGCTGTGCTGCGCTCGCCACTTCTGGACACGCATCTGCAAGCCTGTCTTACGGGAAGGGCAAGTTTGTTCGCATCAGCGCAAGAAGCGGCGGCAACGCGGCCTGGAGCTCTTCCAGCGCTGTCCTTGCGGCCAAGGACTGGCCTGCCGCATGCCGCCCGGGGCCGTCGCCCCTCCCCCTTCATCCCTCCTGGCGGCGGCAAAGTCCAAGTTTGCCACCTACTCCCGCCACCCTGGCCCTCGGGCGGCCAAGACGAGACTGCATGTGTGTCGCCGGAAGTGA
- the b4gat1 gene encoding beta-1,4-glucuronyltransferase 1, which yields MYLSKKCSLFRAVLSALLLVTLLQLLYLYLSKIQGTQHPKRYFRAGGVQVYPQKNSRKERLRFSLSTGGIFDHSGQYRVYKNLIQRDFTSESGPNVLTLVTHTSINNLHHLEDLAERWSNPLSVAIFAHGQDVKLATALLYALSVRCPRVQALVDFHLVCLSGETASFPEQDHRQFTGLDDCAAVFSRLQAHRDKYHNYAIGANVAYPNNLLRNVARGGAESSYVLVIDIDMMPAADLHRQFLAMVARRQPAPDHVFVLPAFEIRHTRKIPATKEELVQLYQVGEVRPFYEELCPHCQAPTNYSRWVNSRAVDTSGVLEVAYTVTWVDPWEPFYIGPRNVPLYDENFKQYGFNRISQACELHVAGYKFSVLNSAFLVHLGFKIQGEFHARKDEENQRNRLLFRSFKETLKNKYPNSRRRC from the exons ATGTATCTGTCCAAGAAATGTTCGCTTTTTCGCGCGGTGCTGAGCGCTCTGCTGCTGGTGACGCTGCTGCAGCTCCTCTACTTGTATTTGTCCAAGATCCAGGGAACGCAGCACCCGAAACGCTACTTCCGCGCCGGGGGCGTGCAGGTGTACCCCCAGAAGAACTCCCGCAAAGAACGCCTGAGGTTCTCTCTTTCCACCGGGGGGATCTTTGACCACAGTGGACAGTACCGCGTGTACAAGAACTTGATTCAGCGCGATTTCACTTCAGAGTCGGGTCCCAATGTTCTCACGCTGGTCACCCACACGAGCATAAACAACCTTCACCACCTGGAGGATCTTGCGGAGAGATGGAGCAACCCGCTTTCGGTGGCAATCTTTGCGCACGGCCAGGACGTCAAGTTGGCCACGGCGCTGCTGTACGCTCTCAGCGTCCGGTGCCCCCGCGTGCAGGCCCTGGTGGACTTCCACCTCGTGTGTCTCTCGGGGGAGACTGCCAGCTTCCCCGAACAGGACCACCGGCAGTTCACCGGGCTGGACGACTGCGCCGCCGTCTTCTCACGGCTGCAAGCCCACAGGGACAAATACCACAACTACGCTATCGGCGCAAACGTCGCCTACCCGAATAACCTTCTTCGGAACGTGGCCCGAGGGGGCGCCGAGTCCTCCTACGTCCTCGTCATTGACATCGACATGATGCCTGCCGCTGATCTGCACCGGCAGTTCCTGGCCATGGTCGCGAGGCGTCAGCCGGCCCCGGACCACGTTTTCGTCTTGCCCGCCTTCGAGATCCGCCACACCAGGAAGATCCCGGCCACCAAGGAGGAGCTGGTGCAGCTCTACCAGGTGGGCGAGGTGCGACCATTCTACGAGGAGCTGTGTCCTCACTGCCAAGCCCCCACCAACTACTCTCGCTGGGTCAACAGCCGCGCCGTTGACACATCCGGGGTCCTGGAGGTGGCCTACACGGTTACCTGGGTGGATCCGTGGGAGCCCTTTTACATCGGCCCGCGCAATGTGCCCCTCTACGACGAGAACTTCAAGCAGTATGGCTTCAATCGCATAAGCCAG GCCTGCGAGCTCCATGTGGCCGGGTACAAGTTCTCCGTGCTGAACTCTGCCTTCTTGGTCCACCTTGGCTTCAAGATCCAAGGCGAGTTTCACGCGAGGAAGGACGAGGAGAACCAACGCAACCGGCTCCTGTTTCGCAGCTTTAAAGAGACTCTGAAGAACAAATATCCAAACTCGAGAAGGCGatgctaa
- the pfdn2 gene encoding prefoldin subunit 2, with protein MAANSSSTTSKSGNSSGGKQSAPPAEQVVAMFQRMRQEQRSLASKAAELEMESNEHSLVIDTLKDVDPSRKCFRLIGGVLVERTVKEVLPALQTNKEQIAKIIESLNSMMREKGRELTEYRERYNIRLVGEGESEGVNQSQSTASSKDSEGGGSKSGAGVLVS; from the exons ATGGCAGCGAACAGTAGCAGCACGACTTCAAAATCGGGTAACAGTAGCGGAGGAAAACAGTCTGCCCCCCCTGCCGAACAG GTGGTGGCAATGTTTCAGAGGATGCGTCAGGAACAGCGCAGTTTGGCATCCAAAGCAGCCGAGTTGGAGATGGAATCAAATGAGCACAG TCTCGTCATTGACACCCTGAAGGACGTGGATCCATCGAGGAAATGCTTCCGTCTCATTGGCGGCGTGTTGGTGGAGAGGACTGTGAAAGAAGTTCTGCCGGCATTGCAAACCAACAAGGAGCAG ATCGCCAAAATAATTGAGTCCCTCAACAGCATGATGCGGGAGAAGGGGCGCGAACTCACAGAGTACCGAGAACGTTACAACATTCGCCTGGTAGGCGAGGGTGAGAGCGAGGGAGTTAACCAAAGCCAGTCGACGGCATCTTCCAAGGACAGTGAAGGAGGCGGCTCTAAAAGCGGAGCTGGTGTTTTGgtttcatag
- the LOC144004170 gene encoding phosphatidylcholine:ceramide cholinephosphotransferase 2-like, protein MAAADLIQDDDDDEIRPHVEASITTGPPSSSPTRPNGSTTPPPGSNVPDGKSKRGKMGSLFQQNQLVQTLSSGLKRHCDYVKISVDEERADRLPKEWWKTGVAFFYAVFNLLFTTVVITIVHERVPDKSVSPPLPDKFFDYVGRVPWAFTVTEVNGLILVGLWLIQWLLLKHRAIVGRRCFFLIGTLYMYRCVTMYITTLPVPGRHMVCAPKLYDDSAGKIWRIVRLISGGGLSLTGSHMMCGDFLYSGHTVMLTLSYLFIKEYSPRWMCWYQWICWLLSVSGVLCILVAHEHYSIDVLVGYYVTTRLFWWYHTMANTHALRRAPNNLLSRTWWNPVFNFLERNVQTNVPVVFSWPLALPSSCRQRYRMVEGGRDE, encoded by the exons ATGGCGGCCGCCGATCTGAtccaggacgacgacgacgacgagatCCGCCCCCACGTGGAAGCCAGCATAACTACCGGCCCGCCCTCCTCCTCGCCCACTCGCCCCAACGGCAGCACCACGCCCCCACCTGGGTCCAATGTCCCCGACGGCAAGAGCAAGCGTGGCAAAATGGGCAGCCTTTTCCAGCAGAACCAGCTGGTCCAAACCCTGAGCAGCGGCCTGAAGCGCCACTGCGACTACGTCAAGATCTCGGTGGACGAGGAGCGCGCCGACCGCCTCCCCAAGGAGTGGTGGAAGACGGGCGTGGCCTTCTTCTACGCCGTCTTCAACTTGCTCTTCACCACCGTGGTGATCACCATCGTGCACGAGAGGGTGCCCGACAAGTCGGTCAGTCCGCCGCTGCCCGACAAGTTCTTCGACTACGTGGGCCGCGTTCCCTGGGCCTTCACCGTCACCGAAGTCAATGGGCTGATCCTGGTGGGACTCTGGTTGATCCAATGGCTCCTCCTCAAGCACAG AGCCATCGTGGGGCGCCGCTGCTTCTTCCTCATCGGAACACTCTACATGTACCGCTGCGTCACCATGTACATCACCACCCTGCCTGTGCCGGGCAGGCACATGGTGTGCGCGCCCAAg CTGTACGATGACTCGGCAGGAAAGATCTGGAGGATTGTGCGGCTCATCTCTGGAGGAG GTTTGTCTCTGACTGGCTCCCACATGATGTGCGGCGACTTCCTGTACAGCGGCCACACGGTTATGTTGACGTTGTCCTACCTCTTCATCAAAGAGT ATTCTCCTCGCTGGATGTGCTGGTACCAGTGGATCTGCTGGCTGCTCAGCGTCTCGGGCGTGCTCTGCATCCTGGTGGCGCACGAACACTACAGCATCGACGTCCTGGTTGGCTACTACGTGACCACCAGGCTCTTCTGGTGGTACCACACCATGGCCAACACACAC GCTCTCCGTCGTGCACCCAACAACTTGCTGTCGCGCACATGGTGGAACCCCGTGTTCAACTTCCTGGAGAGAAACGTCCAGACCAACGTGCCCGTGGTCTTCTCGTGGCCGCTGGCGCTGCCGTCCTCGTGCCGACAGCGCTACcggatggtggagggggggagGGACGAGTGA
- the six7 gene encoding SIX homeobox 7 → MFPLPMFTAEQVARVCENLEETGDMERLGRFLWSLPAGQALNRHESVMRARALVAFHRGNFQALYQILQSHRFTRESHAKLQDLWLDAHYREAERLRGRPLGPVEKYRIRKKFPLPRTIWDGEQKTHCFKERTRSLLREWYLQDPYPNPSRKRHLAQATGLTPTQVGNWFKNRRQRDRAASAKNRLQQDPAHLPSDQDCRPRSLMPSPRNLGSPEASDCSTGTERRGTGASTPDVSSDSEFES, encoded by the exons ATGTTCCCGCTGCCAATGTTCACGGCCGAGCAAGTGGCCCGCGTGTGCGAGAACCTGGAGGAGACGGGCGACATGGAGCGCCTGGGCCGCTTCCTGTGGTCCCTCCCGGCCGGCCAGGCCCTCAACCGCCACGAGTCTGTGATGCGCGCCCGGGCCCTGGTGGCGTTCCACAGGGGCAACTTCCAGGCGCTCTACCAGATCTTGCAAAGTCACCGCTTCACGCGGGAGTCGCACGCTAAGCTGCAAGACCTGTGGCTGGACGCGCACTACCGGGAGGCCGAGAGGCTCCGGGGACGCCCGCTGGGTCCGGTGGAGAAGTACCGGATACGCAAGAAGTTTCCCTTGCCACGAACAATCTGGGATGGCGAGCAAAAGACTCACTGTTTTAAG GAGAGGACCCGCAGTTTGCTGAGGGAGTGGTACCTGCAAGATCCTTACCCCAACCCATCCAGAAAGAGGCACCTGGCCCAGGCCACGGGACTCACCCCCACCCAAGTTGGCAACTGGTTCAAGAACCGCCGGCAACGTGACCGCGCCGCCTCCGCCAAAAACAG ACTGCAGCAGGACCCGGCTCACCTCCCCTCAGACCAAGACTGCCGCCCCCGCTCGTTGATGCCCTCCCCACGGAACTTGGGCAGCCCGGAGGCCAGCGACTGCAGCACGGGCACCGAGCGCAGGGGCACGGGCGCGTCCACGCCGGACGTCAGCAGCGACAGTGAATTTGAGTCCTGA
- the LOC144004174 gene encoding aminoacyl tRNA synthase complex-interacting multifunctional protein 1-like isoform X2 has product MDSDKTFHPSLSAALMKLDPEDGGRMMEYFQTHALLAREKALLQASVREQKKLLVENGKLKKDIEELRHELHDKQRRRVAKAVLSPNKPAGSPTSPAAATASLPTSSAGLKGGRKVAGGQKEDKKAAPEAYPIRAAPTSDISRLDLRVGRIVSVRGHPLAANLTVQDVDVGEKAPRSVVSKRRPDDVQPLTGSLAVLLCNVKACKVKGVALQARLLRCFQSDGAVELLAPPAGSNPGDRVTFLNYPGEPERELKATQRVWDRVQPSLRVDAQGVANYKGCGFQVKGKGVCRAPSLTNCTIGCT; this is encoded by the exons ATGGACTCGGACAAGACATTTCATCCCAG CCTTTCTGCGGCCCTGATGAAGCTGGATCCCGAAGATGGCGGGAGGATGATGGAGTACTTCCAAACGCACGCGTTGCTCGCCAGAGAAAAAGCgc tcCTGCAGGCGTCCGTGCGTGAGCAGAAGAAGCTGCTGGTGGAAAACGGAAAACTGAAGAAGGACATCGAGGAGCTGAGGCACGAGCTCCATGACAAACAGAGAAGACGCGTTG CTAAGGCCGTCCTCTCTCCAAACAAACCGGCTGGTTCACCCACTTCACCTGCCGCCGCCACCGCTTCGTTGCCGACCTCCTCGGCCGGCCTTAAGGGGGGACGCAAGGTGGCTGGCGGACAAAAAGAAGACAAGAAGG CTGCTCCTGAAGCATACCCAATTAGGGCGGCGCCCACATCCGACATTTCCCGCCTCGACCTGAGAGTCGGACGGATCGTCAGCGTTCGCGGCCACCCACTAGCGGCCAATCTGACTGTTCAAGACGTAGACGTGGGAGAGAAAGCCCCCCGCTCGGTCGTCAGCAAGCGCCGGCCGGATGACGTGCAACCG CTCACCGGCTCACTCGCTGTCTTGCTCTGCAACGTCAAGGCCTGTAAAGTGAAGGGCGTGGCTTTGCAGGCCCGCCTCCTGCGCTGCTTTCAGTCTGACGGTGCAGTTGAACTACTGGCCCCGCCTGCAGGTTCCAACCCTGGAGACAGAGTCACTTTCCTCAACTACCCCG GCGAACCTGAGCGGGAGCTGAAGGCCACGCAGCGAGTGTGGGATCGTGTCCAGCCCAGCCTCCGGGTGGACGCTCAGGGCGTGGCCAACTACAAGGGGTGTGGCTTCCAGGTGAAAGGAAAGGGCGTGTGCAGGGCGCCATCCCTCACCAACTGCACCATCGGATGCACGTAG
- the LOC144004174 gene encoding aminoacyl tRNA synthase complex-interacting multifunctional protein 1-like isoform X1, giving the protein MDSDKTFHPSLSAALMKLDPEDGGRMMEYFQTHALLAREKALLQASVREQKKLLVENGKLKKDIEELRHELHDKQRRRVAKAVLSPNKPAGSPTSPAAATASLPTSSAGLKGGRKVAGGQKEDKKAAPEAYPIRAAPTSDISRLDLRVGRIVSVRGHPLAANLTVQDVDVGEKAPRSVVSKRRPDDVQPVSPSLSSQIISVLLCLRHAFSFAQQLTGSLAVLLCNVKACKVKGVALQARLLRCFQSDGAVELLAPPAGSNPGDRVTFLNYPGEPERELKATQRVWDRVQPSLRVDAQGVANYKGCGFQVKGKGVCRAPSLTNCTIGCT; this is encoded by the exons ATGGACTCGGACAAGACATTTCATCCCAG CCTTTCTGCGGCCCTGATGAAGCTGGATCCCGAAGATGGCGGGAGGATGATGGAGTACTTCCAAACGCACGCGTTGCTCGCCAGAGAAAAAGCgc tcCTGCAGGCGTCCGTGCGTGAGCAGAAGAAGCTGCTGGTGGAAAACGGAAAACTGAAGAAGGACATCGAGGAGCTGAGGCACGAGCTCCATGACAAACAGAGAAGACGCGTTG CTAAGGCCGTCCTCTCTCCAAACAAACCGGCTGGTTCACCCACTTCACCTGCCGCCGCCACCGCTTCGTTGCCGACCTCCTCGGCCGGCCTTAAGGGGGGACGCAAGGTGGCTGGCGGACAAAAAGAAGACAAGAAGG CTGCTCCTGAAGCATACCCAATTAGGGCGGCGCCCACATCCGACATTTCCCGCCTCGACCTGAGAGTCGGACGGATCGTCAGCGTTCGCGGCCACCCACTAGCGGCCAATCTGACTGTTCAAGACGTAGACGTGGGAGAGAAAGCCCCCCGCTCGGTCGTCAGCAAGCGCCGGCCGGATGACGTGCAACCGGTTTCGCCTTCTCTCTCGTCTCAAATTATTTCCGTCCTTCTCTGTTTGCGTCACGCGTTTTCTTTTGCCCAGCAGCTCACCGGCTCACTCGCTGTCTTGCTCTGCAACGTCAAGGCCTGTAAAGTGAAGGGCGTGGCTTTGCAGGCCCGCCTCCTGCGCTGCTTTCAGTCTGACGGTGCAGTTGAACTACTGGCCCCGCCTGCAGGTTCCAACCCTGGAGACAGAGTCACTTTCCTCAACTACCCCG GCGAACCTGAGCGGGAGCTGAAGGCCACGCAGCGAGTGTGGGATCGTGTCCAGCCCAGCCTCCGGGTGGACGCTCAGGGCGTGGCCAACTACAAGGGGTGTGGCTTCCAGGTGAAAGGAAAGGGCGTGTGCAGGGCGCCATCCCTCACCAACTGCACCATCGGATGCACGTAG